Proteins from one Flammeovirgaceae bacterium genomic window:
- a CDS encoding transcriptional repressor, which translates to MRIQRQILKESNLRSTTSRSKILGLFLSNSHALSYSDIEKQVASLFDRVTVYRTLKSFLEKGIIHKIPDNSGGLKYALCSDHCPHTVHQHDHVHFKCTRCGQTSCLEEVEIPPFDLPGGYKPDEVSLLVQGTCSKCR; encoded by the coding sequence GTGCGCATTCAAAGGCAAATACTCAAGGAATCAAACCTGAGGTCGACTACCAGCCGGTCCAAGATACTCGGCTTGTTCCTCAGCAATTCCCACGCCTTGTCCTATTCCGATATAGAAAAGCAGGTGGCCTCCTTGTTCGACCGGGTGACCGTGTACAGGACCCTGAAATCCTTCCTTGAAAAAGGGATCATCCACAAGATACCGGATAACTCCGGGGGCTTGAAATACGCGCTCTGCAGCGACCATTGCCCCCACACTGTCCACCAGCACGACCATGTGCACTTTAAATGTACCCGTTGTGGCCAAACCAGTTGCCTGGAAGAGGTGGAAATCCCCCCGTTTGACCTGCCAGGGGGGTACAAACCGGACGAGGTGAGCCTGTTGGTCCAGGGAACCTGCTCAAAATGCCGGTAG
- a CDS encoding ATP-binding cassette domain-containing protein, which translates to MEENGKAKLTRPGFRKLVGIFKFVAPYKWTLFLGILCLTLSSVTLLSFPYFAGKLLDVASGKGGFILTTINQIALALLVILIVQGVFSFVRVYTFAIVSERTLADIRLSVYRKMLWLPLAFFDKRRVGELISRITSDVGILQDAFTVTLSELLRQVLVLTAGTVVIFVLTPKLTLFMLLTFPVLVVAALFFGKFIRKLSKKTQDQLASTNVIVEETLQSITVVKSFTNELFEVGRYTKSLKEVVRIALHAAKYRGVFISFTIVALFGGIVAVSWYGAYLVQAHEVTVGELFSFVLYTTFIGGSIAGLGDIYGQLQKSIGASERLMEILAESDEKEAPAPALKLKGKIQFKSVAFSYPTRADLRVLKDIDFEIGAGQKVALVGPSGSGKSTITNLLLRYYQPVGGQVLVDGTPVNHYPLTAYRANIGVVPQEVILFGGTIKENIAYGRPGATDEEIEDAARKANALGFILSFPEKMDTRVGDRGVKLSGGQRQRVAIARAILKNPTILVLDEATSSLDAESEKLVQEALDNLMEGRTTIIIAHRLSTIRKVDRILVIKEGAIAESGSHDELTHRDNGIYSNLLKLQFNEG; encoded by the coding sequence ATGGAAGAAAATGGGAAGGCAAAGCTAACCCGCCCCGGGTTTAGGAAACTGGTTGGCATATTCAAATTCGTGGCGCCCTATAAATGGACGTTGTTCCTCGGGATTCTCTGCCTTACGCTTTCGAGCGTTACGTTGCTCTCCTTCCCCTACTTTGCAGGGAAATTGCTTGATGTGGCTTCGGGCAAGGGGGGCTTTATCCTTACTACCATCAACCAAATTGCATTGGCCTTGCTGGTGATCCTTATCGTGCAAGGCGTGTTTTCTTTTGTCAGGGTGTATACGTTCGCCATTGTGAGCGAGCGCACCCTGGCCGATATCCGCCTTTCCGTGTACAGGAAAATGCTATGGCTTCCGCTTGCCTTCTTTGACAAAAGGCGCGTGGGGGAATTGATCAGTAGGATCACTTCGGATGTAGGGATTTTACAAGATGCCTTTACCGTAACTTTATCGGAGTTGCTAAGGCAAGTGCTGGTGCTCACCGCGGGCACGGTAGTCATTTTTGTGCTTACGCCCAAGCTGACGCTATTCATGTTGCTTACCTTCCCCGTATTGGTAGTGGCCGCCTTGTTTTTTGGAAAGTTTATCAGAAAGCTTTCCAAAAAGACCCAGGACCAACTGGCCTCCACCAACGTTATCGTGGAGGAGACCCTCCAGTCGATCACGGTGGTAAAATCCTTTACCAACGAGTTGTTTGAGGTGGGGCGGTACACAAAATCCCTAAAGGAGGTGGTGCGCATTGCGCTTCATGCGGCCAAATACAGGGGCGTGTTTATATCCTTTACCATAGTGGCCTTGTTTGGGGGCATTGTGGCGGTTAGCTGGTATGGTGCCTACCTGGTACAAGCCCATGAGGTTACCGTAGGCGAATTGTTTTCGTTCGTGCTTTACACCACATTTATTGGTGGCTCCATAGCCGGGCTTGGCGACATCTACGGTCAGTTGCAAAAATCCATTGGTGCTTCCGAGCGTCTCATGGAGATACTGGCGGAAAGCGATGAAAAGGAAGCGCCTGCCCCTGCTTTGAAATTGAAGGGTAAAATTCAATTCAAGAGCGTGGCGTTCAGCTACCCCACCCGGGCCGACCTGCGGGTATTGAAAGATATTGATTTTGAAATAGGGGCGGGGCAAAAGGTGGCCCTCGTGGGGCCCAGTGGGTCAGGAAAATCCACTATCACCAACCTGTTGCTGCGCTATTACCAGCCGGTAGGCGGACAGGTGCTGGTGGACGGCACGCCAGTCAACCACTATCCGCTCACGGCCTATCGGGCCAACATTGGGGTGGTGCCCCAGGAGGTGATATTGTTTGGGGGCACAATCAAGGAAAATATTGCCTACGGCAGGCCGGGGGCAACGGACGAGGAGATTGAAGATGCGGCCAGGAAGGCAAATGCCCTGGGCTTTATCCTGTCCTTTCCGGAAAAAATGGACACGAGGGTTGGCGACCGTGGGGTAAAACTTTCTGGCGGGCAACGCCAGCGCGTGGCCATTGCCAGGGCCATCCTTAAAAACCCCACCATCCTGGTGCTGGACGAGGCCACTTCCTCCCTTGATGCCGAATCGGAAAAACTGGTACAGGAGGCCCTGGACAACCTGATGGAAGGCCGTACCACCATTATCATTGCCCACCGCCTTAGCACCATCCGGAAAGTGGACAGGATACTGGTGATCAAGGAGGGGGCCATAGCCGAATCGGGCTCGCACGATGAACTAACCCACCGCGATAACGGTATTTATAGTAACTTGCTGAAGTTGCAGTTTAACGAGGGGTGA
- a CDS encoding 2,3-bisphosphoglycerate-independent phosphoglycerate mutase: MDSKVLLMILDGWGIAKDKSVSAIDHAKTPYIDSLYLKYPHGKLEASGLAVGLPGGQMGNSEVGHMNIGAGRVVFQDLVKINKAVEEKALGKNPVLLEAFRYANENDKKIHLIGLVSDGGVHSHIGHLKALCTAAKDHHVRDLFVHAFTDGRDTDPKSAVGYLTDLQAHMGKSTGRLASVVGRYYAMDRDNRWERIKVAYDALVNGIGELAIDPVAAITASYKNGTTDEFLKPIIATGPTGKPVATIQAGDVVVCFNFRTDRGRQITMALSQQDFEGHGMHALPLHYVTLTNYDDSFTGIKVMFGKDNLDNTLGEVLSKAGKKQIRIAETEKYPHVTFFFSGGREEPFPGESRILCPSPKVATYDLQPEMSARDIRDKVIPELKKRSADFICLNFANPDMVGHTGVFSAGVAACETVDQCNEAVTEAALKNGYTTIIIADHGNADIMINEDGSPNTAHTTNLVPFIVVSPNYRGRVQDGKLGDLAPTILALMGIPIPAEMTGKVLIDLQA, translated from the coding sequence ATGGATTCGAAGGTTTTGCTCATGATATTGGACGGGTGGGGTATTGCCAAAGACAAAAGCGTGTCTGCCATTGACCATGCCAAAACCCCTTACATAGATTCTTTATACCTCAAATACCCACATGGTAAACTGGAAGCTTCCGGGCTTGCCGTGGGCCTGCCCGGTGGGCAAATGGGAAATTCCGAGGTCGGCCATATGAACATTGGGGCGGGGCGTGTGGTGTTCCAAGACCTGGTAAAGATCAACAAGGCAGTGGAAGAAAAGGCTTTGGGCAAAAACCCTGTGTTGTTGGAGGCATTCCGGTATGCCAATGAAAACGACAAGAAAATCCATTTAATAGGGTTGGTTTCCGATGGGGGGGTCCATTCCCACATCGGCCATTTGAAGGCCCTGTGCACGGCCGCAAAGGACCATCACGTCAGGGATTTGTTTGTCCATGCCTTTACCGATGGAAGGGACACGGACCCCAAAAGTGCCGTTGGCTACCTAACGGATTTGCAGGCCCATATGGGCAAGTCCACCGGCCGGTTGGCGAGCGTGGTGGGGAGGTACTATGCCATGGACAGGGACAACCGTTGGGAGCGGATAAAGGTGGCTTATGATGCCCTGGTAAATGGCATTGGGGAGTTGGCAATAGACCCGGTTGCCGCCATCACGGCATCTTACAAGAACGGGACCACGGACGAGTTTTTGAAGCCCATCATTGCCACCGGGCCTACGGGAAAGCCGGTGGCCACCATCCAAGCGGGGGATGTGGTGGTTTGCTTCAATTTCAGGACAGACCGTGGGCGCCAAATTACCATGGCCCTCTCCCAGCAGGATTTTGAAGGCCACGGCATGCATGCGCTGCCGCTCCATTATGTCACCCTTACCAATTATGACGATTCTTTTACAGGCATCAAGGTCATGTTTGGGAAAGACAACCTTGACAACACCCTGGGGGAGGTGCTTTCCAAGGCAGGCAAAAAGCAAATAAGGATAGCGGAGACTGAAAAATACCCACACGTTACCTTCTTTTTTTCCGGGGGGCGGGAAGAACCCTTCCCGGGGGAGTCAAGGATACTTTGCCCTTCCCCCAAGGTGGCCACTTACGACCTGCAGCCCGAGATGAGCGCCCGGGACATCCGTGACAAGGTCATACCTGAATTGAAAAAAAGATCGGCAGACTTTATTTGCCTCAACTTTGCCAACCCCGACATGGTTGGGCATACGGGGGTTTTCAGTGCGGGGGTGGCCGCCTGCGAAACGGTGGACCAATGCAACGAAGCCGTAACGGAGGCCGCCCTTAAGAATGGGTATACGACAATAATCATAGCCGACCACGGTAATGCGGACATCATGATCAACGAAGACGGGTCCCCCAACACGGCCCACACCACCAACCTAGTGCCTTTTATAGTGGTCTCCCCAAATTACCGTGGCCGCGTTCAGGATGGAAAGCTGGGCGACCTGGCCCCTACCATTCTTGCCCTGATGGGCATCCCCATTCCAGCGGAAATGACCGGTAAAGTGTTAATAGACCTGCAAGCATGA
- a CDS encoding DUF4783 domain-containing protein, producing MKYRRINTVGRLGVLVFCFALQCAYAQDAIFDPIRDVIKTGSAREMSKHLNQSVEINIEGDVNTYSKAQAEFVFRDFFKKHPATSFTIVHKGASKGGQQFAIGRYVSNNDSYNVLMLVKAAGATYLIHEISFVKE from the coding sequence ATGAAGTACAGGAGGATCAATACGGTTGGAAGGTTGGGGGTGCTGGTTTTTTGCTTCGCCCTGCAGTGCGCCTATGCCCAGGATGCCATTTTTGACCCCATCCGGGACGTCATCAAAACGGGCAGTGCCCGGGAAATGTCGAAACACCTGAACCAGAGCGTAGAGATCAATATTGAGGGGGACGTAAACACCTACAGCAAGGCCCAGGCGGAATTTGTTTTCCGCGACTTTTTTAAAAAACACCCAGCCACCAGCTTTACCATAGTGCACAAAGGGGCGTCCAAAGGCGGCCAGCAATTTGCCATCGGCAGGTATGTAAGCAACAACGACAGCTACAATGTATTGATGCTGGTAAAGGCGGCCGGTGCCACTTACCTGATACACGAAATCAGTTTTGTGAAAGAATGA
- the nadC gene encoding carboxylating nicotinate-nucleotide diphosphorylase, which translates to MTRPSYLTDGAIRAFIASALDEDIGEGDHSSLAAVPGHATNKANLLIKADGIIAGVELAEKIFKYYDPRIAIDFYKKDGDAIKKGEVAFVVEGPSRSLLSTERLVLNCMQRMSGIATYTHRLCQMIRGTTAQIMDTRKTTPNFRLPEKWAVLIGGGLNHRFALYDMIMLKDNHIDLAGGIGKAISNTKTYLASQDQKLKVEVEVRSLKEVGEVLRVGGVDTIMLDNMAPSVMKEAVAMIDGRCKTEASGGITESTLREVAGCGVDFISVGALTHSVKSLDLSLKVLE; encoded by the coding sequence ATGACCCGCCCATCTTACCTCACGGACGGGGCAATCAGGGCTTTTATAGCTTCTGCACTTGACGAGGACATCGGTGAGGGGGACCATTCTTCCCTGGCGGCCGTCCCCGGCCACGCCACCAACAAGGCCAACCTGTTGATCAAGGCAGACGGCATTATCGCTGGCGTGGAGCTGGCGGAAAAAATTTTCAAATATTATGACCCCCGCATCGCCATTGATTTTTATAAAAAAGACGGGGATGCAATAAAGAAGGGGGAGGTTGCTTTTGTGGTCGAGGGGCCTTCCCGCTCCCTGCTGTCCACGGAGCGCCTGGTGCTCAATTGCATGCAGCGCATGAGCGGTATTGCCACCTACACCCACCGGTTGTGCCAAATGATCAGGGGCACCACCGCCCAAATAATGGACACACGGAAAACCACCCCCAACTTCCGGCTGCCGGAAAAGTGGGCCGTCCTGATTGGCGGTGGGCTCAACCACAGGTTTGCCCTGTACGACATGATCATGTTGAAAGACAACCACATCGACCTGGCTGGCGGAATAGGGAAAGCCATCAGTAACACAAAAACCTACCTCGCCTCGCAGGACCAAAAACTAAAGGTAGAGGTGGAGGTGCGCTCATTGAAAGAAGTGGGGGAAGTGCTGCGGGTGGGGGGCGTGGACACCATCATGCTGGACAACATGGCCCCGTCCGTGATGAAGGAGGCCGTGGCCATGATAGATGGCCGGTGCAAGACCGAAGCCAGTGGCGGCATAACGGAATCGACCCTTCGTGAGGTGGCCGGGTGTGGGGTGGACTTCATATCGGTAGGGGCACTTACGCATTCTGTCAAAAGCCTGGATTTGAGCCTTAAAGTGCTTGAATAA